From a single Bacillus pseudomycoides DSM 12442 genomic region:
- the bla gene encoding subclass B1 metallo-beta-lactamase, giving the protein MKKKLILKVGLCASILGISQFASSIFPVQAAEKVEQIKNKDQEKDVSISQLYPKVWMHTSIGVVNGTRIPANGLILETSKGLVLIDTPWNDDLTDQLLQILKKQFPTKEVTGAIVTHAHDDRIGGIKTLTKKGVKVHSTALTADLAEKQGFDKPLGDLKKRDNMRFGDINVETFYPGKGHTQDNITVWLPKYKILFGGCLIKSLDTQEIVQTPGSYVSNWSKAIKKVEKKYSDINIIVPGHGDPGDSRLFTHTLNLLKNNEN; this is encoded by the coding sequence ATGAAAAAGAAACTGATATTAAAAGTAGGTCTATGCGCAAGTATATTAGGGATTAGCCAATTTGCCAGTTCAATATTTCCAGTACAAGCTGCCGAAAAAGTAGAGCAAATAAAAAATAAAGATCAAGAGAAAGATGTATCCATTTCACAATTGTATCCAAAGGTCTGGATGCATACAAGCATTGGAGTGGTAAATGGAACACGTATTCCTGCAAATGGTTTAATTCTTGAAACGTCTAAAGGACTAGTACTAATTGATACACCTTGGAATGATGATCTTACAGATCAACTGCTTCAAATACTAAAAAAGCAATTTCCTACAAAAGAGGTCACAGGAGCAATTGTGACTCATGCTCATGACGATCGTATAGGAGGAATTAAAACGCTGACTAAAAAAGGCGTCAAGGTACACAGTACGGCTTTAACTGCTGATTTAGCAGAGAAACAAGGTTTTGATAAGCCTCTTGGAGACTTGAAGAAACGCGATAATATGCGATTTGGTGATATAAACGTGGAAACATTTTATCCAGGAAAAGGACATACACAAGATAACATAACAGTATGGTTACCAAAGTATAAAATCCTATTTGGAGGATGTTTAATAAAATCACTAGATACGCAAGAGATTGTACAAACTCCAGGTTCATATGTATCTAATTGGTCAAAGGCAATTAAAAAAGTAGAAAAGAAATACAGCGATATAAATATTATTGTACCAGGACATGGAGATCCCGGAGATAGTCGTTTATTTACTCATACGTTGAACTTGTTAAAAAATAATGAAAATTAA